The proteins below come from a single Isoptericola dokdonensis DS-3 genomic window:
- a CDS encoding LacI family DNA-binding transcriptional regulator, whose product MRTRLSDLAEQAGVSTATVSRVLNGKPGVASSTRQSVLAALDVLGYERPSSLRGRSAGLVGLVVPELTNPVFPAFAQAVESVLAQRGYTPLLCTQAPGGTTEDEYVSTLVDHSVAGIIFISGLHADTRAKHGRYELLRSQGVPIVLVNGHAPGIDAPFVSPDDAEAVDVSVQHLVTLGHTRIGLAIGPERYVPARRKVHAFTAALVRHGLAADEAAAQRHVLSTLYTLEGGQVAAGELFDGGHTAVVCGSDIMALGAVRAARARGLSVPGDVSVVGYDDAPLIAFTEPPLTTVRQPVEAMAHAAVSALLTEISGDRAPRTELLFSPELVVRGSTGPVRR is encoded by the coding sequence GTGCGCACCCGACTGAGCGACCTGGCCGAGCAGGCCGGCGTCTCCACCGCGACGGTCTCGCGCGTGCTCAACGGCAAGCCCGGCGTGGCGAGCTCGACGCGCCAGTCCGTCCTCGCCGCCCTCGACGTCCTCGGCTACGAGCGGCCCTCGTCGCTGCGCGGCCGGTCGGCGGGGCTCGTGGGGCTCGTCGTGCCGGAGCTCACCAACCCCGTCTTCCCCGCGTTCGCCCAGGCGGTCGAGTCCGTCCTCGCGCAGCGCGGCTACACGCCGCTGCTGTGCACGCAGGCGCCCGGCGGCACCACGGAGGACGAGTACGTCTCGACCCTCGTCGACCACTCCGTGGCCGGGATCATCTTCATCTCCGGCCTGCACGCCGACACCCGCGCCAAGCACGGCCGCTACGAGCTGCTGCGCAGCCAGGGCGTGCCGATCGTCCTGGTCAACGGCCACGCCCCGGGCATCGACGCCCCGTTCGTCTCGCCGGACGACGCCGAGGCCGTCGACGTGTCGGTCCAGCACCTGGTCACGCTGGGGCACACGCGGATCGGCCTGGCCATCGGGCCGGAGCGGTACGTGCCCGCCCGGCGCAAGGTGCACGCGTTCACCGCCGCCCTGGTGCGGCACGGCCTGGCCGCCGACGAGGCGGCCGCACAGCGGCACGTCCTCAGCACCCTGTACACGCTCGAGGGCGGTCAGGTCGCCGCCGGCGAGCTGTTCGACGGCGGGCACACGGCGGTCGTGTGCGGGTCGGACATCATGGCGCTGGGGGCCGTGCGCGCCGCCCGGGCCCGCGGCCTGTCGGTGCCCGGCGACGTCTCGGTCGTCGGCTACGACGACGCCCCGCTCATCGCGTTCACCGAGCCCCCGCTGACGACCGTGCGCCAGCCGGTCGAGGCGATGGCGCACGCCGCCGTCAGCGC
- a CDS encoding sugar ABC transporter substrate-binding protein, with product MRRSILLASALVTTLALSACGSSEEPAAPAEEPTDAATTGAAGSGEPLTVWVDETRQAAVEAAAEDFTAETGTEVELVLKNFEDIRTDFIAQVPTGEGPDITVGAHDWLGELITNGVVAPVELGDKAAEFEEVAVQAFTADGQVYGLPYAIENIALIRNTELAPTPPATWDELLEMSKDVDVKYPVLVQTGTEGDPYTYYPFQTSFGAPVFEQNADGSYSPELAMGGENGEAYAQWLAEQGDNGTLSTDITYDIAVEAFAKGQSPFIVGGPWMIEQFADLDLAINPVPTAGDQPAQPFVGVQGFYVSAQSDNALVANDFLVNFMATTEAQTALFEAGGRPPALTAAADAASTDPIVAGFRAVGAEAVPMPSIPEMGSVWAFWGVTEANILTGKVDPAEGWQKMIADIEGALGS from the coding sequence ATGCGACGGAGCATCCTGCTCGCCTCCGCCCTCGTCACGACCCTCGCGCTGAGCGCGTGCGGTTCGTCCGAGGAGCCCGCCGCGCCGGCCGAGGAGCCGACCGACGCCGCCACCACCGGGGCCGCGGGCTCCGGCGAGCCCCTCACCGTGTGGGTGGACGAGACCCGCCAGGCCGCCGTCGAGGCCGCCGCCGAGGACTTCACCGCCGAGACCGGCACCGAGGTCGAGCTCGTGCTGAAGAACTTCGAGGACATCCGCACCGACTTCATCGCCCAGGTCCCCACCGGCGAGGGCCCCGACATCACCGTCGGCGCGCACGACTGGCTCGGCGAGCTCATCACCAACGGCGTCGTCGCCCCGGTCGAGCTCGGCGACAAGGCCGCCGAGTTCGAGGAGGTCGCCGTCCAGGCGTTCACCGCCGACGGCCAGGTCTACGGCCTGCCCTACGCCATCGAGAACATCGCGCTCATCCGCAACACCGAGCTCGCCCCGACGCCGCCCGCCACCTGGGACGAGCTCCTGGAGATGAGCAAGGACGTCGACGTCAAGTACCCGGTCCTCGTGCAGACCGGCACCGAGGGCGACCCGTACACGTACTACCCGTTCCAGACCTCGTTCGGCGCCCCGGTGTTCGAGCAGAACGCCGACGGCTCCTACTCGCCCGAGCTCGCCATGGGCGGCGAGAACGGCGAGGCGTACGCGCAGTGGCTCGCCGAGCAGGGCGACAACGGCACCCTGAGCACCGACATCACCTACGACATCGCCGTCGAGGCCTTCGCCAAGGGGCAGTCGCCGTTCATCGTCGGCGGTCCGTGGATGATCGAGCAGTTCGCCGACCTCGACCTCGCGATCAACCCGGTCCCGACCGCGGGCGACCAGCCCGCCCAGCCGTTCGTCGGCGTCCAGGGCTTCTACGTCAGCGCCCAGAGCGACAACGCGCTCGTCGCGAACGACTTCCTCGTCAACTTCATGGCCACGACCGAGGCGCAGACCGCCCTCTTCGAGGCCGGCGGCCGCCCGCCGGCGCTGACCGCCGCCGCCGACGCCGCGTCGACCGACCCGATCGTCGCCGGCTTCCGCGCCGTCGGCGCCGAGGCCGTCCCGATGCCGTCCATCCCCGAGATGGGTTCCGTGTGGGCCTTCTGGGGCGTGACCGAGGCCAACATCCTCACCGGCAAGGTCGACCCGGCCGAGGGCTGGCAGAAGATGATCGCCGACATCGAAGGCGCCCTCGGCTCCTGA
- a CDS encoding ABC transporter permease subunit — protein sequence MSDPNPGARSATVERPGPADAVPPGGERGTARRPRPDESHARRYGAGFLVKLALMAVVDAFGVYVVWSAWVAESWVILGAMVAMLAVANWVYFSRRTVPLKYVLPGLVFLFTFQVFTIAYTGWVAFTNYGDGHNSTKDDAVAALLVQNERRVEGSPSLPLTVVADGDELGFAVVQPDGTTAVGGADDPLAPVDATVADGQVTTVDGWQVLDRQQVLERQDEVTNLRVPVSDDEADGSVRTTDARTGYVYTSALVYDEAADTMTDTTTGTVYTPNDSGQFEAADGSTLAVGWRVFVGLDNFTLAFSDSRYAGPFLQVVLWTFVFAIASVGTTFLLGMFLASVMNVPIRGRRVYRTLLILPYAIPGFVAPLLWSGLLNRSFGFVNQVLLGGAAIPWLTDPWLAKFSLIAVNLWLGFPYMFLICTGALQSLPSDVMEAAKIDGASRWRTWRSVTLPLLLVSTTPLLISSFAFNFNNFALVYMLTGGGPRFEDASVPLGHTDILITMVYSVAGLDGNAPKNFGLASALSIVIFLIIATISAVAFRRTRALEEIN from the coding sequence ATGAGCGACCCGAACCCCGGCGCGCGCAGCGCCACCGTCGAACGCCCCGGCCCCGCCGACGCCGTCCCGCCCGGCGGCGAGCGCGGGACCGCGCGACGGCCCCGCCCCGACGAGTCCCACGCCCGCCGCTACGGCGCGGGGTTCCTCGTCAAGCTCGCCCTCATGGCCGTCGTCGACGCGTTCGGCGTCTACGTCGTGTGGTCGGCGTGGGTCGCCGAGTCCTGGGTGATCCTCGGCGCGATGGTCGCCATGCTCGCGGTGGCGAACTGGGTGTACTTCTCGCGGCGCACGGTTCCGCTGAAGTACGTCCTGCCCGGGCTGGTGTTCCTGTTCACCTTCCAGGTCTTCACGATCGCCTACACCGGGTGGGTCGCCTTCACGAACTACGGCGACGGGCACAACTCCACCAAGGACGACGCCGTGGCGGCGCTGCTCGTGCAGAACGAGCGACGCGTCGAGGGCTCGCCGTCCCTGCCGCTGACCGTCGTCGCGGACGGCGACGAGCTCGGTTTCGCCGTCGTGCAGCCCGACGGCACGACCGCCGTCGGTGGCGCCGACGACCCGCTCGCCCCGGTCGACGCCACGGTCGCCGACGGCCAGGTCACGACCGTCGACGGCTGGCAGGTGCTGGACCGCCAGCAGGTCCTGGAGCGCCAGGACGAGGTGACGAACCTGCGCGTGCCCGTCTCCGACGACGAGGCCGACGGCTCCGTGCGCACCACCGACGCCCGCACCGGCTACGTGTACACCTCGGCGCTCGTCTACGACGAGGCCGCCGACACGATGACCGACACCACCACCGGCACGGTCTACACGCCGAACGACTCCGGCCAGTTCGAGGCAGCCGACGGCTCCACCCTGGCCGTGGGCTGGCGCGTCTTCGTCGGGCTCGACAACTTCACGCTCGCGTTCTCCGACTCGCGGTACGCCGGACCGTTCCTCCAGGTCGTGCTGTGGACGTTCGTGTTCGCGATCGCGTCGGTCGGCACGACGTTCCTGCTGGGCATGTTCCTCGCGTCCGTGATGAACGTGCCGATCCGGGGCCGCCGCGTCTACCGGACCCTGCTGATCCTGCCGTACGCCATCCCGGGGTTCGTCGCGCCGCTGCTGTGGTCCGGCCTGCTCAACCGCAGCTTCGGGTTCGTCAACCAGGTGCTGCTCGGCGGGGCCGCGATCCCGTGGCTCACCGACCCCTGGCTGGCCAAGTTCTCGCTCATCGCCGTGAACCTGTGGCTCGGGTTCCCGTACATGTTCCTCATCTGCACCGGCGCCCTGCAGTCGCTGCCGAGCGACGTCATGGAGGCCGCGAAGATCGACGGCGCGAGCCGGTGGCGCACCTGGCGGTCGGTGACGCTGCCCCTGCTGCTCGTCTCCACGACGCCGCTGCTCATCTCCAGCTTCGCGTTCAACTTCAACAACTTCGCCCTGGTGTACATGCTCACCGGCGGCGGGCCCCGCTTCGAGGACGCCTCCGTGCCGCTCGGGCACACCGACATCCTCATCACGATGGTCTACTCGGTCGCCGGCCTGGACGGGAACGCCCCGAAGAACTTCGGCCTGGCCAGCGCCCTGTCCATCGTCATCTTCCTGATCATCGCGACGATCAGCGCGGTCGCCTTCCGGCGGACCCGCGCGCTCGAGGAGATCAACTGA
- a CDS encoding sugar ABC transporter permease, whose translation MTATTLPAATRPAVPARRRSARRWFAEVGWRHVVGVVFVVYAVFPIVYVLSASLSESGTLTGSNQLFDSVSTANYAALADTRFWEWMGNSVKVAVVTAIGTVLMGAAAAYAFSRFRFTGRRVGLTTLLVLQMFPQMLAFVAIFLLLISLGQVVPALGLNSHVALVCVYLGGALGVNTFLMYGFFNTIPRELDEAAKIDGATHAQTYWTIILRLVTPILAVVALLSIISTFGEFVIARVLLQSEANWTLAVGLYSWVSSLLEANWGLFAAGAVISTVPVLALFLFLQKYIVGGLTAGSVKG comes from the coding sequence ATGACCGCCACCACGCTCCCCGCCGCCACCCGGCCGGCCGTCCCGGCCCGCCGCCGGTCCGCGCGCCGCTGGTTCGCCGAGGTCGGCTGGCGCCACGTCGTCGGCGTCGTGTTCGTCGTCTACGCCGTCTTCCCGATCGTCTACGTGCTGTCCGCCTCGCTCAGCGAGTCGGGCACCCTCACCGGCTCCAACCAGCTCTTCGACTCCGTCAGCACCGCGAACTACGCGGCGCTCGCCGACACCCGGTTCTGGGAGTGGATGGGCAACTCCGTCAAGGTGGCGGTGGTCACCGCGATCGGGACGGTGCTCATGGGCGCGGCCGCCGCGTACGCGTTCAGCCGGTTCCGCTTCACGGGCCGCCGCGTCGGCCTCACCACCCTGCTGGTGCTGCAGATGTTCCCGCAGATGCTCGCGTTCGTCGCGATCTTCCTGCTGCTCATCAGCCTCGGCCAGGTGGTCCCGGCACTCGGCCTGAACTCCCACGTGGCGCTGGTCTGCGTCTACCTGGGCGGCGCGCTCGGGGTGAACACGTTCCTCATGTACGGGTTCTTCAACACGATCCCGCGCGAGCTGGACGAGGCCGCGAAGATCGACGGCGCCACGCACGCGCAGACGTACTGGACGATCATCCTGCGGCTCGTGACGCCGATCCTGGCGGTCGTGGCGCTGCTGTCGATCATCTCGACCTTCGGCGAGTTCGTCATCGCGCGCGTGCTGCTCCAGTCGGAGGCGAACTGGACGCTCGCCGTCGGCCTGTACTCCTGGGTGTCCAGCCTGCTCGAGGCGAACTGGGGCCTGTTCGCGGCCGGCGCGGTGATCTCCACCGTCCCGGTGCTCGCCCTGTTCCTGTTCCTGCAGAAGTACATCGTGGGCGGCCTGACCGCGGGTTCGGTCAAGGGCTGA